The Mycolicibacterium fluoranthenivorans genome has a window encoding:
- the lipA gene encoding lipoyl synthase yields the protein MSIAPEGRKLLRLEVRNAETPIERKPPWIKTRLRTGPEYTELKSLVRREGLHTVCEEAGCPNIYECWEDREATFLIGGEQCTRRCDFCQIDTGKPAELDRDEPRRVAESVQAMGLRYSTVTGVARDDLPDGGAWLYAETVRQIHALNPNTGVELLAPDFNAVPEQLEEVFESRPEVFAHNVETVPRIFKRIRPAFRYQRSLDVITAARNFGLVTKSNLILGMGETNDEVRAALADLHEAGCDIVTITQYLRPSPRHHPVDRWVHPDEFVELSAFAEGLGFAGVLAGPLVRSSYRAGRLYEQAARVRPPVS from the coding sequence GTGAGTATTGCCCCCGAAGGCCGTAAGTTACTGCGCCTCGAGGTGCGCAACGCCGAGACACCGATCGAGCGTAAGCCGCCGTGGATCAAGACCCGGCTGCGCACCGGTCCCGAATACACCGAACTGAAGAGCCTGGTTCGCCGCGAGGGTTTGCACACGGTGTGCGAGGAGGCGGGCTGCCCCAACATCTACGAGTGCTGGGAGGACCGCGAGGCCACCTTCCTCATCGGCGGCGAGCAGTGCACGCGGCGCTGCGACTTCTGCCAGATCGACACCGGCAAGCCCGCCGAACTCGACCGCGACGAACCGCGCCGGGTCGCCGAGAGCGTGCAGGCGATGGGTCTGCGGTATTCGACGGTGACCGGCGTGGCGCGTGACGACCTGCCCGACGGCGGCGCCTGGCTGTACGCCGAGACCGTCCGCCAGATCCACGCGCTCAACCCGAACACCGGCGTCGAACTGCTGGCACCGGATTTCAACGCGGTCCCCGAACAACTCGAAGAGGTCTTCGAGTCGCGCCCGGAAGTGTTCGCGCACAACGTCGAGACCGTGCCGCGCATCTTCAAACGGATCCGCCCCGCCTTCCGCTACCAACGCAGCCTCGACGTGATCACCGCCGCGCGTAACTTCGGGCTGGTCACCAAGAGCAACCTGATCCTCGGCATGGGTGAGACCAACGACGAAGTCCGCGCCGCATTGGCCGATCTGCACGAGGCGGGCTGCGACATCGTGACCATCACCCAGTACCTGCGCCCCTCGCCGCGGCACCACCCGGTGGACCGCTGGGTGCACCCCGACGAATTCGTCGAGTTGTCCGCCTTCGCCGAGGGCCTGGGCTTCGCCGGTGTGCTCGCCGGACCACTGGTGCGATCGTCCTACCGAGCGGGCCGGTTGTACGAGCAGGCGGCGCGCGTGCGCCCGCCCGTTTCCTGA
- a CDS encoding amidohydrolase produces the protein MSAPAARDAVTDASGTDADFVFHHGRVYTVDSERPWAEAVAVRGEVIVQVGDDAAALALAGPHTRVIDLDGRLLMPGFVEGHIHPFLGAFLSNGVDLQVPTEDDALAAIAAYAAEHPDGPVRGFGWRVDMFGPDGPTRQSLDSVLPDRPGFFFAIDAHSMWANSKALEVAGVGRDTPDPVPGFSYYARDADGDPTGYLLEIDAVLGLVNANDPISTDGMRRMLEQWLPRAAQAGITAVFDAGVPPVGAEQADVIALYADIEREGKLPFRVVASYTVKSPPFDDAVTRFTEARERVCTELVQVGMVKIVGDGTQGGYTAWLLEPYADKADSIGGSPFTETQWHQLVDEIDAAGIDMHIHACGERTARVALDALEAAIAANPARDRRHTIAHLVYLGGEDSARFGASGIGAQFSANWFSADPDTVVNMAARYGAPRKDNFYRVQDVLRTGGRVSLGTDWPAAGYFSTYKPLDSIQIGVTRQLIGEPDAEILSPAEQRLTVAQAVHANTLGAAHQIRMADQIGSVEVGKRADLIVLDRNILDGDPHDIHRAKVTVTMMNGRIVHESGTD, from the coding sequence ATCTCCGCACCCGCCGCCCGCGATGCGGTGACCGACGCCTCCGGGACTGACGCCGATTTCGTGTTCCACCACGGCCGGGTCTACACGGTCGACTCCGAACGACCGTGGGCCGAGGCCGTCGCCGTGCGCGGTGAGGTCATCGTCCAGGTCGGGGATGACGCGGCAGCCCTGGCGCTGGCGGGCCCCCACACAAGGGTGATCGACCTGGACGGCAGGCTGCTCATGCCGGGCTTCGTCGAGGGCCATATCCACCCGTTTCTCGGCGCCTTCCTGAGCAACGGCGTCGATCTGCAGGTGCCCACCGAGGACGACGCCCTGGCGGCCATCGCCGCCTACGCCGCCGAGCACCCGGACGGCCCGGTGCGCGGATTCGGTTGGCGGGTGGACATGTTCGGGCCCGACGGCCCGACCCGCCAGTCGCTGGACAGCGTGCTACCCGACCGGCCCGGCTTCTTCTTCGCCATCGACGCGCACAGCATGTGGGCCAACAGCAAGGCGCTGGAGGTCGCGGGCGTCGGTCGCGACACCCCCGATCCGGTGCCGGGATTCAGCTACTACGCACGCGATGCCGACGGTGATCCGACCGGCTACCTGCTGGAGATCGATGCCGTGCTGGGCCTGGTCAACGCCAACGACCCGATCAGCACCGACGGCATGCGGCGCATGCTGGAGCAGTGGCTGCCCAGAGCCGCCCAGGCCGGGATCACCGCGGTGTTCGACGCCGGGGTGCCGCCCGTGGGCGCTGAGCAGGCCGATGTCATCGCGCTGTACGCCGATATCGAGCGAGAGGGCAAGCTGCCGTTTCGCGTCGTGGCCTCCTATACCGTCAAGTCCCCGCCGTTCGACGATGCCGTGACGAGGTTCACCGAGGCACGCGAGCGGGTGTGTACGGAGCTGGTCCAGGTCGGCATGGTGAAGATCGTCGGCGACGGCACCCAGGGCGGGTACACCGCATGGCTGCTGGAGCCCTACGCCGACAAGGCGGATTCGATCGGCGGGTCGCCGTTCACCGAGACGCAGTGGCACCAACTGGTCGACGAGATCGACGCGGCGGGTATCGATATGCACATTCATGCCTGCGGCGAGCGCACCGCACGGGTGGCACTGGATGCGCTCGAGGCGGCGATCGCCGCGAACCCGGCCCGCGACCGCCGACACACCATCGCGCACCTGGTCTACCTCGGCGGCGAGGACAGCGCGCGGTTCGGCGCCAGCGGTATCGGGGCGCAGTTCTCGGCCAACTGGTTCTCCGCGGATCCCGACACCGTGGTCAACATGGCCGCCCGCTACGGCGCGCCGCGTAAGGACAACTTCTATCGGGTGCAGGACGTGCTGCGCACGGGTGGACGGGTGTCGCTGGGCACCGACTGGCCGGCGGCCGGCTACTTCTCCACCTACAAGCCGCTCGACTCGATCCAGATCGGCGTCACGCGCCAGCTGATCGGCGAGCCCGATGCCGAGATCCTGTCCCCCGCCGAGCAGCGACTGACGGTCGCGCAGGCCGTGCATGCCAACACACTCGGCGCCGCCCACCAGATCCGGATGGCGGACCAGATCGGTTCGGTCGAGGTCGGTAAGCGGGCCGACCTGATCGTGCTGGACCGCAACATCCTCGACGGCGACCCGCACGATATCCATCGAGCCAAGGTCACGGTCACGATGATGAACGGCCGGATCGTGCACGAGTCCGGAACGGACTAG
- a CDS encoding RDD family protein, which translates to MAREIASWLSGPQPDFESGDYPGRRLGMPEHGSGSIARFGRRTAALLIDWLIGYGLAALAMALGLVSLPALSTTVLAVWFVLGVVSVRLFGFSPGQFVMGLMVVPVDNRDHVGLGRAIGRGLLIATVVPPLFTDTDLRGLQDRGTATAVVRR; encoded by the coding sequence ATGGCCCGCGAAATCGCGTCCTGGTTGTCCGGCCCGCAGCCAGATTTTGAATCCGGCGACTATCCGGGGCGACGGCTCGGTATGCCCGAACACGGTTCGGGATCGATCGCCCGATTCGGCCGGCGCACCGCCGCGCTGTTGATCGACTGGCTGATCGGCTACGGCCTCGCGGCGCTCGCGATGGCGTTGGGCCTGGTTTCCCTCCCGGCGCTGTCCACGACCGTACTGGCCGTGTGGTTCGTGCTCGGCGTGGTGTCGGTGCGGCTATTCGGTTTCAGCCCAGGACAATTCGTGATGGGACTGATGGTGGTGCCCGTCGACAATCGGGACCATGTCGGGCTGGGCCGGGCGATCGGGCGGGGACTGCTGATCGCGACGGTGGTGCCGCCGCTGTTCACCGACACCGATCTGCGCGGACTGCAGGATCGCGGGACGGCGACCGCGGTGGTGCGGCGCTAG
- the lipB gene encoding lipoyl(octanoyl) transferase LipB, producing the protein MSSIRASTAPLEVRLLGTVAYADAWALQREIAEARVAGGPDTLLLLEHPPVYTAGKRTLPEERPLDGTPVVDTDRGGKITWHGPGQLVGYPIIGLTEPLDVVNFVRRLEEALITVCAGLGVDAGRVEGRSGVWVPGEPARKVGAIGIRVARGVTLHGFALNCDCDLGAFGGIIPCGIADAGVTSLTAELGRPVAVKDVTEAVAETIADALDGRLAVALTP; encoded by the coding sequence ATGAGCTCCATCCGGGCGTCGACCGCACCCCTTGAGGTCCGGCTGCTGGGCACGGTCGCCTACGCCGACGCCTGGGCGCTGCAGCGCGAGATCGCCGAGGCCCGGGTCGCCGGCGGGCCCGACACCCTGCTGCTGCTGGAGCACCCGCCGGTCTACACCGCCGGCAAGCGGACCTTGCCGGAAGAACGACCGCTGGACGGCACCCCGGTGGTGGACACCGACCGTGGCGGCAAAATCACCTGGCACGGCCCCGGTCAGCTGGTCGGCTATCCCATCATCGGGCTGACGGAGCCGCTGGATGTGGTGAATTTCGTTCGGCGCCTTGAGGAAGCACTCATCACGGTGTGCGCGGGCCTCGGCGTCGACGCGGGCCGGGTCGAGGGCCGGTCCGGGGTGTGGGTGCCCGGTGAGCCTGCCCGCAAGGTCGGTGCGATCGGTATCCGGGTGGCCCGCGGGGTGACGCTGCACGGGTTCGCCCTGAACTGCGACTGCGACCTCGGCGCGTTCGGCGGCATCATCCCGTGCGGTATCGCCGATGCCGGTGTCACGTCGCTGACCGCCGAGCTGGGCCGGCCGGTGGCTGTGAAGGATGTCACCGAGGCGGTGGCTGAGACCATCGCCGACGCTCTCGACGGCCGATTGGCCGTAGCATTGACGCCGTGA
- the glnA gene encoding type I glutamate--ammonia ligase → MPEKTSDDLFKLIKDENVEYVDIRFCDLPGVVQHFSIPASAFDESVFEDGLAFDGSSVRGFQSIHESDMMLLPDPDTARIDPFRAAKTLNLNFFVHDPFTREAYSRDPRNVARKAENYLASTGIADTAYFGAEAEFYIFDSISFDSKINGTFYEVDSESGWWNTGEPFESDGSPNLGYKVRPKGGYFPVAPYDHYVDLRDEMATNLQNAGFTLERGHHEVGTAGQAEINYKFNTLLAAADDVLLFKYIIKNTAWKNGKTVTFMPKPLFGDNGSGMHAHQSLWKDGKPLFHDESGYAGLSDIARHYIGGILHHAPSLLAFTNPTTNSYKRLVPGYEAPINLVYSQRNRSACVRIPITGNNPKAKRLEFRCPDSSGNPYLAFAAMLMAGIDGIKKKIEPQAPVDKDLYELPPDEAANIPQAPTSLAAVIDKLEEDHDYLTEGGVFTEDLIETYISYKRENEILPVQIRPHPYEFSLYYDV, encoded by the coding sequence GTGCCAGAAAAGACATCGGACGACCTCTTCAAGCTGATCAAGGATGAGAACGTCGAGTACGTCGACATCCGGTTCTGCGATCTGCCTGGTGTCGTCCAGCACTTCTCGATCCCGGCTTCAGCCTTCGACGAGAGCGTTTTCGAGGACGGCTTGGCGTTCGACGGTTCGTCGGTGCGCGGTTTCCAGTCGATCCACGAATCCGACATGATGCTGCTGCCGGATCCCGACACCGCGCGTATCGACCCGTTCCGCGCCGCCAAGACGCTGAACCTGAACTTCTTCGTGCACGACCCCTTCACCCGCGAGGCCTACTCGCGCGACCCGCGTAACGTCGCCCGCAAGGCCGAGAACTACCTGGCCAGCACCGGTATCGCCGATACCGCTTACTTCGGCGCCGAGGCCGAGTTCTACATCTTCGACTCGATCTCCTTCGACTCCAAGATCAACGGCACCTTCTACGAAGTCGACTCCGAGTCGGGCTGGTGGAACACCGGTGAGCCCTTCGAGTCCGACGGCAGCCCGAACCTGGGTTACAAGGTCCGCCCCAAGGGTGGCTACTTCCCCGTCGCGCCGTACGACCACTACGTGGATCTGCGCGACGAGATGGCCACCAACCTGCAGAACGCCGGGTTCACCCTGGAGCGCGGTCACCACGAGGTGGGTACCGCCGGCCAGGCCGAGATCAACTACAAGTTCAACACGCTGCTGGCCGCGGCCGACGATGTGCTGCTGTTCAAGTACATCATCAAGAACACCGCATGGAAGAACGGCAAGACCGTCACCTTCATGCCCAAGCCGCTGTTCGGTGACAACGGCTCCGGTATGCACGCCCACCAGTCGCTGTGGAAAGACGGCAAGCCGCTGTTCCACGACGAGTCCGGGTACGCGGGCCTGTCCGATATCGCGCGCCACTACATCGGCGGCATCCTGCACCACGCCCCGTCGCTGCTGGCCTTCACCAACCCGACGACGAACTCGTACAAGCGCCTGGTGCCGGGCTACGAGGCCCCGATCAACCTGGTCTACAGCCAGCGCAACCGCTCGGCCTGCGTCCGTATCCCGATCACCGGCAACAACCCGAAGGCCAAGCGCCTCGAGTTCCGCTGCCCGGACAGCTCGGGCAACCCGTACCTGGCGTTCGCGGCGATGCTGATGGCCGGTATCGACGGCATCAAGAAGAAGATCGAGCCGCAGGCCCCGGTCGACAAGGACCTCTACGAGCTGCCGCCGGACGAGGCCGCCAACATCCCGCAGGCGCCCACCTCGCTGGCTGCGGTGATCGACAAGCTCGAGGAGGATCACGACTACCTCACCGAGGGTGGCGTGTTCACCGAGGACCTGATCGAGACCTACATCTCCTACAAGCGGGAGAACGAGATCCTGCCGGTGCAGATCCGTCCGCACCCGTACGAGTTCTCGCTGTACTACGACGTGTAA
- a CDS encoding TIGR01777 family oxidoreductase, translated as MIAIAGSSGLIGSALTTALRAADHRVIRIVRRAPGNADELFWNPATGDFDIDALAGVDAVVNLCGVGVGAARWSGSFKQSLRDSRIGPTEVLAGAVADAQVPVLLNASAVGYYGDTRTQVADESAPQGRGFLAQLCADWEAATETAAEGGARVVLARTGVVLSPSGGALARLRPLFALGLGARLGNGRQYFPWISLEDQVRALLFAIADDNLAGPVNFTGPAPVTNAEFTGALGRALNRPTPMIVPGFALRAVLGEFADEGLLFGQRAIPAALERAGFVFHHNTVGEALAYATSAAPAG; from the coding sequence GTGATCGCCATCGCCGGGTCATCGGGGCTGATCGGATCGGCGCTGACCACGGCGTTGCGCGCCGCCGATCACCGGGTCATCCGGATCGTGCGGCGCGCGCCGGGTAACGCGGACGAGCTGTTCTGGAATCCGGCCACCGGCGATTTCGACATCGACGCGCTGGCCGGTGTGGATGCCGTGGTCAATCTGTGCGGAGTCGGAGTCGGGGCTGCGCGCTGGTCGGGCTCGTTCAAGCAGAGTCTGCGCGACAGCCGCATCGGGCCCACCGAGGTGCTGGCCGGGGCGGTCGCCGATGCGCAGGTACCCGTGCTGCTCAACGCGAGTGCGGTCGGCTACTACGGCGACACCCGCACTCAGGTGGCCGACGAGAGCGCACCGCAGGGACGCGGTTTCCTGGCTCAGTTGTGCGCGGACTGGGAGGCGGCGACCGAAACCGCTGCCGAGGGCGGAGCTCGGGTGGTACTGGCCCGCACCGGTGTGGTGCTGTCCCCCTCCGGTGGCGCGCTGGCCCGGCTGCGTCCGTTGTTCGCCCTGGGCCTGGGGGCCCGGCTCGGTAACGGCCGCCAGTACTTTCCGTGGATCAGCCTGGAGGACCAGGTGCGGGCGCTGCTATTCGCCATCGCCGACGACAATCTGGCCGGGCCGGTCAACTTCACCGGGCCGGCGCCGGTCACCAACGCCGAGTTCACCGGTGCGCTCGGCCGGGCACTCAACCGGCCGACCCCGATGATCGTGCCGGGATTCGCGTTGCGCGCGGTGCTCGGCGAGTTCGCCGACGAGGGCCTGCTGTTCGGGCAGCGCGCGATCCCCGCCGCGTTGGAGCGTGCCGGTTTCGTGTTCCACCACAACACCGTCGGTGAGGCCCTGGCCTACGCCACCAGCGCCGCGCCCGCCGGGTAG
- a CDS encoding DUF4191 domain-containing protein: MAKSRNPAADKAAKAEAKAARKAASKQRRSQLWQAFQMQRKEDKRLLPYMIGAFVLIVAASVALGLFAGGFTAYMLIPLGVVLGALVAFIIFGRRAQKSVYRKAEGQTGAAAWALDNMRGKWRVTPGVAATGNFDAVHRVIGRPGVIFVGEGAPTRVKPLLAQEKKRTARLVGEVPIYDIVVGNGEGEVPLSKLERHLMKLPANITVKQMDSLESKLVALGTKAGPAAMPKGPLPNAGKMKGIQRTVRRR; this comes from the coding sequence ATGGCGAAATCACGTAACCCCGCCGCCGACAAGGCCGCAAAGGCCGAGGCCAAGGCTGCCCGTAAGGCTGCGTCCAAGCAGCGCCGCAGTCAGCTCTGGCAGGCGTTCCAGATGCAGCGCAAAGAGGACAAGCGGCTGCTGCCGTACATGATCGGTGCGTTCGTGCTGATCGTCGCGGCTTCGGTGGCGTTGGGCCTGTTCGCCGGCGGGTTCACCGCCTACATGCTCATCCCGCTGGGCGTGGTGTTGGGCGCGCTCGTCGCCTTCATCATCTTCGGCCGGCGTGCCCAGAAGTCGGTCTACCGCAAGGCCGAGGGGCAGACCGGTGCCGCGGCCTGGGCGCTGGACAATATGCGCGGCAAGTGGCGCGTCACCCCGGGCGTGGCTGCGACCGGCAACTTCGACGCCGTGCACCGGGTGATCGGTCGCCCCGGCGTGATCTTCGTCGGTGAGGGTGCGCCCACCCGGGTGAAGCCGCTGCTCGCGCAGGAGAAGAAGCGCACCGCCCGCCTCGTCGGTGAGGTGCCGATCTACGACATCGTGGTCGGCAATGGCGAGGGTGAGGTTCCGCTGTCGAAGCTGGAGCGGCACCTGATGAAGCTGCCGGCCAACATCACGGTCAAGCAGATGGACTCCCTGGAGTCCAAGCTGGTGGCGCTCGGTACCAAGGCCGGGCCGGCGGCGATGCCGAAAGGACCGCTGCCCAACGCGGGCAAGATGAAGGGCATCCAGCGCACCGTAAGGCGCCGCTGA